The following are from one region of the Bacillus methanolicus MGA3 genome:
- the mtnK gene encoding S-methyl-5-thioribose kinase, with product MTNYHALTQAEAVEYAHGIEDVFPDGAQLKSREIGDGNLNLVFHISDPASGRALILKQALPYAKVIGESVPLTLDRVRIECEALRIQGELCPDLTPKVYAYEPDLALMVMEDLSDHIVMRRGLMERGRYPLFAGHIGSFLARTLFFTSDLAMDQQEKKLRVKSFINPELCNITEDLILYAPYTKSRMNIFEPHIRDAVERIWADKELHLEVTLLREKFLTKAQALLHGDLHTDNIFIKPDSTKVIDPEFAYYGPMGFDIGTVIANLLLNYSGQEGWSTDTLERTDYRRYLLDTVHDLWTQFELQFRELWNGHAADRMAKTRGYQDLYVARLLQDTIGFAGVIMLCRVHGFIHVADIDHIEDAAARERAQRIALEIGVALIKRNRSARSIEEVLDIALKAVN from the coding sequence ATGACAAATTATCACGCCTTAACGCAAGCGGAAGCGGTCGAGTATGCACACGGCATCGAGGATGTATTCCCAGATGGTGCGCAGCTGAAGTCACGGGAGATCGGCGACGGTAATCTTAACCTTGTGTTTCATATATCGGACCCGGCATCAGGGCGAGCCTTAATTCTGAAGCAGGCGCTGCCTTACGCCAAGGTGATCGGCGAATCGGTTCCCTTGACGCTGGACAGAGTACGCATTGAATGCGAAGCATTGCGCATTCAAGGGGAGCTTTGTCCTGATCTGACGCCAAAGGTATACGCGTACGAGCCGGATTTGGCGTTGATGGTCATGGAGGATTTGAGCGATCACATCGTCATGCGCCGCGGACTGATGGAGCGGGGCCGTTATCCGTTGTTCGCCGGGCATATCGGATCATTCTTGGCGCGGACGTTGTTCTTCACCTCGGACCTGGCCATGGACCAACAGGAGAAGAAATTGCGGGTGAAATCGTTCATCAATCCGGAGCTTTGCAATATCACCGAGGATCTCATCTTATACGCTCCTTATACAAAGTCCCGGATGAATATCTTCGAGCCTCATATCCGTGATGCCGTTGAGCGCATTTGGGCGGATAAGGAGCTGCATCTCGAGGTCACGCTGCTGAGGGAGAAATTTCTGACGAAAGCACAGGCCCTGCTGCATGGCGATTTGCATACAGATAATATCTTCATCAAGCCGGATTCTACGAAGGTCATTGATCCCGAATTTGCTTATTACGGTCCGATGGGCTTTGATATCGGGACGGTTATCGCCAATCTGCTGCTGAACTATTCAGGCCAAGAGGGCTGGAGCACGGATACGCTGGAGCGCACCGATTACCGCCGCTACCTGCTGGATACCGTGCACGACTTATGGACACAATTCGAGCTTCAGTTCCGCGAGCTTTGGAACGGGCATGCCGCCGACCGGATGGCGAAGACCCGAGGATATCAGGATTTGTATGTGGCAAGACTGCTGCAGGACACAATCGGATTTGCCGGGGTTATAATGTTGTGCCGCGTCCATGGTTTTATCCACGTCGCGGACATCGACCACATCGAAGATGCGGCTGCCCGCGAACGGGCACAGCGGATCGCGCTGGAGATCGGCGTGGCGCTGATCAAACGGAACCGCTCCGCCCGCTCTATTGAGGAAGTGTTGGATATCGCTTTAAAAGCTGTAAACTAA
- a CDS encoding phenylacetate--CoA ligase family protein: MSDIDSERARKFQEMYARILKSPLYKRKLSDYALNGIGLSHIQTLPLTTKEDLRKAGIFGHLAVDMKEIAQYHESTGTTGEPSAAWFTQKDLMIGGRQLKECGVRLTSEDLVLIRFPYAMALPAFLMQHAAWQTGAGVVPASGRTVVTPYPRVLSLMKHLSVTVLAGLPREMELLAEAARLGGSEPSKDFPALRAICVAGELMSDKRREHIEKLWSVPVFNMYGSTETANIATMCENGTMHIVELDFFVEVLNEDGSSPVAYGERGFAAITTLSHQGSPLLRYFNEDIISVEPCLCDCGRTGAKLVHYGRSKDRIRFGNTVLDAMDIQEAVYSLSPAPDAWKVLEQEEGLHILLDSHDSGKWSEENVRSRLSSRLQVPVTVEITTLVDRVDLMSNVPSIKPEYIKKRSNGA; encoded by the coding sequence ATGAGTGACATCGATAGTGAGAGGGCGCGAAAATTTCAGGAGATGTATGCGCGTATTCTAAAATCCCCTCTGTACAAGAGGAAATTATCGGACTATGCTTTAAACGGCATTGGATTGAGTCACATCCAGACACTTCCGTTAACGACAAAGGAAGATTTGCGGAAAGCCGGCATCTTCGGTCACCTCGCCGTCGATATGAAGGAAATCGCTCAATACCACGAATCGACCGGCACGACCGGGGAGCCCTCCGCTGCCTGGTTTACGCAAAAAGATTTGATGATTGGCGGAAGACAATTGAAGGAATGCGGTGTGCGTTTGACGTCTGAAGATCTGGTGCTGATCCGCTTTCCTTACGCAATGGCGCTGCCTGCATTCTTAATGCAGCATGCAGCTTGGCAGACAGGAGCTGGGGTCGTACCCGCAAGCGGACGTACTGTAGTTACCCCTTACCCCAGAGTGTTAAGCCTGATGAAACATCTTTCTGTCACGGTGTTGGCGGGACTCCCGCGTGAGATGGAACTGCTGGCCGAAGCGGCTCGTCTCGGCGGTTCTGAGCCGAGCAAGGACTTTCCGGCTCTGCGCGCCATATGCGTCGCCGGTGAATTAATGAGCGACAAGCGCAGGGAGCATATAGAAAAGCTGTGGAGCGTGCCTGTATTTAATATGTACGGTTCGACGGAAACTGCCAATATCGCTACAATGTGCGAGAATGGCACAATGCATATCGTAGAACTAGATTTTTTCGTAGAAGTACTGAATGAGGACGGTTCAAGCCCCGTCGCTTATGGAGAAAGAGGGTTTGCGGCGATCACGACGCTTTCCCATCAGGGTTCTCCTCTGCTGCGATATTTTAATGAAGACATTATCTCTGTAGAGCCCTGTTTATGCGATTGCGGCCGAACTGGAGCCAAGCTGGTTCATTACGGCAGAAGCAAGGATCGAATTCGTTTCGGAAACACCGTCCTAGACGCAATGGATATTCAGGAAGCCGTATATTCGTTGTCTCCTGCTCCGGATGCTTGGAAGGTGCTAGAGCAGGAAGAGGGGTTGCACATTTTACTAGATTCGCATGATTCCGGGAAATGGTCGGAGGAAAATGTCCGTTCTCGATTATCTTCTCGACTTCAAGTGCCGGTCACCGTTGAAATCACTACGTTGGTCGATCGTGTCGATCTCATGAGTAACGTTCCATCGATAAAGCCTGAATATATCAAAAAGCGAAGTAACGGCGCATAG
- a CDS encoding adenylyl-sulfate kinase gives MFARRCERRDPKGLYKKVKAGEILGIYRYIRSL, from the coding sequence GTGTTCGCTCGGCGATGCGAAAGACGCGATCCTAAAGGGCTTTATAAAAAGGTCAAAGCAGGTGAAATCCTTGGAATTTACCGGTATATCCGATCCTTATGA
- a CDS encoding 3-dehydroquinate synthase family protein, protein MPIYKYISLEGEQAKTFEVFYQSQCFALSNNLNRKSMIIALGGGAVGDLAGFVAATFMRGIPFIQIPTTLLAHDSAVGSKVAINHPQGKNMIGVFYQPEAVFFDLSFLKTLPDKELRSGFAEVIKEALIQDGSFYDWLISSVSSLEELTEEKLMHMIKRGIEIKAAVVAEDEKESGVRAYLNFGQKRCQGCNDSR, encoded by the coding sequence TTGCCAATCTATAAATATATATCCCTTGAGGGCGAACAGGCCAAAACATTCGAAGTTTTCTATCAGTCCCAATGCTTTGCGCTCTCAAACAATTTGAATAGAAAATCGATGATCATTGCGCTTGGAGGCGGGGCAGTCGGCGACTTGGCCGGTTTTGTTGCAGCAACATTCATGAGGGGGATTCCGTTTATCCAGATCCCGACAACATTGCTGGCCCATGACAGTGCGGTTGGCAGCAAGGTCGCTATCAACCATCCGCAGGGAAAGAACATGATTGGCGTTTTTTATCAGCCGGAAGCTGTGTTTTTCGATCTATCATTTTTGAAGACATTGCCGGATAAAGAGCTGAGATCCGGCTTTGCCGAGGTCATAAAGGAAGCCCTCATCCAGGATGGCAGTTTTTATGACTGGCTGATATCTTCTGTGAGCAGCCTGGAGGAGCTGACAGAAGAAAAGCTCATGCACATGATTAAAAGAGGAATCGAAATAAAGGCAGCGGTCGTTGCAGAAGATGAAAAAGAATCAGGGGTAAGAGCGTATCTGAACTTTGGCCAAAAAAGATGTCAGGGGTGCAACGACAGTCGATGA
- a CDS encoding phenylacetate--CoA ligase family protein: MKFQTHKMTVSIDDHSSHLEQFKEFYKQLDDEGKTIEKLPHQKIEDYQLKAVNATLAHVWNRNEYYRSTLEEAGFTEPKIDSLEQLASVPMLKKDVIRGDKQKILCVDPKEIGQVHLTSGTSGKPIYTCYTLADQYVYDLLPKYLELFKESDDDVAAIALPYEFALPGLGFQRLFQFAFGTAVLSLGKGGYMAPIDKSLALMKEFQATILTTTPSYAALLAEESEKFGIKIGEDIRLKKIWLTGEGCSSTFRERLEKWWGCEVSFFYGSTECGVVGVECSKHRGYHVMEGHVKVEIVDPVSEEVLPYGRTGEIVVTTLLREGMPMVRYRTGDLGNLQKSKCDCGITMDVMQLRGRMEHMLRLGTEDYSPFLIEHFLLEIPEVGLWYHLKLDQGVLTIEAEKYRTKLSDEQLVEKIQKHMADRIGIHCEVVIRHDIPRTFGKATRVFN; the protein is encoded by the coding sequence ATGAAGTTTCAAACTCATAAGATGACAGTTTCTATTGACGATCATTCATCCCATCTAGAACAATTCAAGGAATTTTATAAGCAATTGGATGATGAAGGAAAAACCATTGAAAAACTTCCTCATCAAAAAATAGAAGATTATCAGTTAAAAGCTGTTAACGCCACTCTTGCTCATGTGTGGAACCGAAATGAATACTACCGTTCGACGTTGGAAGAGGCAGGCTTCACAGAGCCTAAAATCGATAGTCTAGAACAATTAGCTTCCGTACCGATGCTGAAGAAAGATGTCATTAGAGGTGATAAACAAAAGATATTATGCGTCGATCCGAAAGAAATAGGCCAAGTTCACCTCACTAGCGGCACATCGGGTAAGCCAATATATACCTGTTACACATTAGCTGATCAATATGTATACGATCTGCTGCCGAAGTATTTAGAGCTGTTTAAGGAGTCGGACGATGATGTCGCGGCAATAGCGCTGCCTTATGAATTTGCGCTGCCCGGCCTTGGATTTCAGCGATTATTTCAATTTGCGTTTGGTACGGCGGTTCTATCGCTTGGCAAAGGTGGTTACATGGCTCCTATCGATAAGTCGTTGGCATTAATGAAGGAATTTCAAGCCACGATCCTTACTACAACCCCTTCTTACGCAGCACTCCTAGCAGAAGAAAGCGAGAAGTTCGGTATAAAAATTGGTGAAGATATTCGCCTGAAGAAAATTTGGCTTACCGGCGAAGGATGCTCCTCCACCTTCCGCGAACGGCTGGAAAAGTGGTGGGGATGCGAAGTCTCGTTCTTCTACGGCTCAACCGAGTGCGGAGTTGTCGGTGTAGAATGCAGTAAGCATAGAGGGTATCACGTCATGGAAGGGCATGTGAAAGTCGAAATCGTTGATCCGGTTTCGGAGGAAGTGCTTCCGTACGGTCGAACGGGAGAAATCGTTGTGACGACGCTGCTGCGTGAAGGAATGCCGATGGTACGCTACCGGACCGGGGATCTTGGCAACTTGCAAAAATCCAAATGCGATTGCGGAATCACAATGGACGTTATGCAGCTAAGAGGCCGAATGGAGCACATGCTGCGCTTGGGCACTGAAGACTATTCTCCATTCTTGATCGAGCACTTTCTCTTGGAGATTCCCGAAGTAGGTTTATGGTATCACCTTAAGCTGGATCAAGGAGTGCTCACAATCGAAGCCGAGAAGTATCGGACTAAGCTAAGTGACGAGCAATTGGTGGAAAAAATTCAAAAGCATATGGCTGATCGGATTGGAATACATTGCGAAGTCGTAATCAGACACGATATCCCTCGTACGTTCGGCAAAGCGACCAGAGTATTCAATTAG
- the aroC gene encoding chorismate synthase produces MRYLTAGESHGPQLTTIIEGLPAGMPVTEEDINNELARRQKGHGRGRRMQIEKDQARIASGIRHGYTLGSPIALVVENNDWTHWTKIMGSEPLDKAEAEDVKRKITRPRPGHADLNGGIKYGHRDLRNVLERSSARETAVRVAAGAVAKKLLSLLGIEVASHVIEIGGIKANPPVYTSIRELQQRTEASPVRCFDANAEQAMMDAIDDAKKKGDSIGGIVEVVAEGMPVGVGSYVHYDRKLDAKLAAAIVSINAFKGVEIGIGFEAAHLPGSEVHDEILWNQEQGYYRKTNRLGGLEGGMTTGMPIIVRGVMKPIPTLYKPLQSVDIDTKEVFAASIERSDSCAVPAAAVVAEAVVAWELAAAIVDQFPSDRFDKLAEAIEAHKKEAKEF; encoded by the coding sequence ATGAGATATTTAACGGCTGGAGAATCCCATGGGCCGCAGTTAACCACTATCATAGAGGGGTTGCCTGCCGGCATGCCGGTTACCGAAGAAGATATAAACAATGAACTTGCACGCAGGCAGAAGGGGCATGGCCGCGGCAGAAGAATGCAAATTGAAAAAGACCAGGCGCGCATTGCGTCAGGAATCAGGCATGGTTATACACTTGGCTCACCAATCGCATTGGTCGTCGAAAACAACGACTGGACGCATTGGACCAAAATTATGGGAAGTGAACCGCTCGACAAGGCGGAAGCTGAAGACGTTAAAAGAAAAATCACGCGGCCGCGGCCGGGCCATGCCGATTTAAACGGCGGAATTAAATATGGCCACCGTGATCTACGGAATGTCCTCGAGCGTTCATCTGCCAGGGAAACCGCTGTCCGGGTCGCTGCAGGTGCTGTCGCAAAAAAACTTTTATCCCTTCTCGGGATTGAAGTTGCTTCCCATGTAATCGAAATAGGGGGAATCAAGGCAAACCCGCCCGTGTATACATCAATTCGTGAATTACAGCAGCGCACGGAAGCTTCTCCTGTCCGCTGCTTTGACGCCAATGCCGAACAAGCTATGATGGATGCCATTGACGACGCTAAGAAAAAAGGTGATTCCATAGGCGGGATTGTTGAAGTTGTCGCAGAGGGAATGCCTGTAGGTGTTGGAAGCTATGTACATTATGACCGGAAGCTTGACGCGAAGCTAGCGGCTGCCATCGTCAGCATAAACGCTTTTAAAGGTGTAGAAATAGGTATTGGTTTCGAAGCGGCCCATTTGCCGGGCAGTGAAGTACATGATGAAATCCTTTGGAACCAGGAACAAGGCTACTACCGTAAAACAAATCGCCTTGGCGGTTTGGAAGGCGGAATGACGACAGGAATGCCGATTATTGTCCGGGGTGTCATGAAACCCATTCCTACCTTATACAAACCTCTGCAAAGTGTGGACATTGATACGAAGGAAGTATTTGCTGCAAGCATCGAGCGTTCAGACAGCTGTGCGGTACCGGCAGCTGCAGTGGTTGCTGAAGCTGTAGTAGCTTGGGAGTTGGCGGCTGCGATTGTTGATCAATTTCCTTCAGACCGCTTTGATAAATTGGCCGAGGCGATTGAAGCCCATAAGAAAGAGGCAAAGGAGTTTTAA
- a CDS encoding alpha/beta fold hydrolase, translating to MEKVFVNGINICYESIGEGFPLIGLTGKDSNMDWWNPAIKAALSERNRFIMLDHRGTGRSDAPTEAYDISDMAKDVIGLMNALDIEKAHILGQSMGGMIAQELAIEVPSRVSKLILCSTTCGVKRVPPSFRMIKWLMRKNAAYSPQDTLNMLYSKAYIQENPDLIASLVERMQIAPSNPRSMEIHREASKNFDSYHRLGRISAPTLIIHGEDDWVFSPKHAKILNRRIPGSKLILFPHAGHGVFSQEHRKVLEEIHRFVD from the coding sequence TTGGAAAAAGTATTCGTCAACGGCATTAACATTTGTTATGAATCGATCGGGGAAGGATTTCCTTTGATCGGACTTACAGGAAAAGACAGCAACATGGACTGGTGGAACCCGGCAATCAAGGCAGCGTTAAGCGAAAGGAACCGCTTCATCATGCTCGATCATCGAGGTACAGGACGGAGCGACGCTCCGACAGAAGCGTACGACATCTCGGATATGGCCAAGGATGTCATTGGGCTAATGAACGCGCTCGATATCGAAAAGGCACATATTTTAGGCCAATCCATGGGGGGAATGATTGCGCAGGAGCTTGCAATCGAAGTCCCCAGCCGCGTGTCGAAATTAATCTTATGTTCCACGACCTGCGGGGTCAAACGGGTGCCGCCTTCTTTTCGGATGATCAAGTGGCTGATGCGAAAGAACGCTGCATATTCCCCGCAAGACACGCTAAATATGCTTTACTCCAAAGCCTATATCCAGGAGAATCCGGACTTGATCGCTTCGCTCGTGGAACGGATGCAGATCGCGCCTTCGAACCCTAGAAGCATGGAGATTCATCGTGAGGCGAGCAAGAATTTCGATTCGTACCATCGGCTCGGGCGAATTTCGGCACCAACGCTTATTATTCACGGCGAGGATGATTGGGTCTTTAGTCCGAAGCATGCCAAGATTCTGAACCGTCGTATTCCAGGCTCCAAGCTGATTCTATTTCCCCATGCGGGCCACGGTGTCTTTTCACAGGAGCATCGCAAGGTGTTGGAGGAAATCCATCGTTTCGTAGATTGA